One stretch of Dehalococcoidia bacterium DNA includes these proteins:
- a CDS encoding helix-turn-helix domain-containing protein has product MPQLLTARPAKKDEGEARHVRKLAARRHARGAWIRRARMIGLRWEGKRTAAMAAAVGCHAQTVRERLARFNAEGLDGLGDQPGGGRKRRRTEAERGQIIAMVGKDPPGRLVTDEAGTVGAADEAAAAHRTLTALTAAAREAGMQIARSQVRRIFVAAGVRWRQPRSWATSTDPEFSPQGKRAARSTPSRPRRRPFSASPHAAP; this is encoded by the coding sequence ATGCCCCAGTTGCTCACTGCTCGCCCTGCCAAGAAGGATGAAGGCGAAGCACGCCACGTGCGCAAGCTGGCGGCCAGGCGCCACGCACGGGGCGCCTGGATTCGCCGCGCCCGCATGATCGGCTTGCGCTGGGAGGGCAAGCGGACGGCCGCGATGGCGGCGGCAGTGGGGTGCCATGCGCAAACCGTGCGCGAGCGCCTGGCCCGCTTCAACGCCGAGGGGCTCGATGGCCTCGGTGACCAGCCCGGTGGTGGGCGCAAGCGCCGCCGGACGGAAGCTGAGCGCGGCCAGATCATCGCCATGGTGGGGAAAGACCCGCCCGGCCGCCTGGTCACCGATGAGGCGGGCACGGTGGGCGCCGCCGACGAGGCAGCGGCCGCGCACCGGACGCTCACCGCCTTGACGGCAGCGGCGCGGGAGGCCGGCATGCAGATCGCCCGCAGCCAAGTGCGCCGCATCTTCGTCGCGGCAGGGGTGCGCTGGCGCCAGCCACGCTCGTGGGCGACGAGTACGGACCCGGAGTTCAGCCCACAAGGGAAACGGGCGGCTCGCTCTACACCGAGCCGCCCGC
- the speB gene encoding agmatinase: MRSDERFSPPRNFGWLEAEFSDYARARVTVLPVPYDSTTTARAGAREGPQAIIDASADMELYDLAIEAEPFRAGIATLPELAVHAGSPEAMVQRVQAVAGELIDDGKLVVTLGGEHSVAIGSALAHAERIAGLSILYLDAHADFRAEYLDTPYNHACALRRIAERGVSAVHVGMRSADKDELGALREMGIPSFPAHAFRHPAEAIERIVAGLREQVYVSIDLDVFDSGLLPAVGTPEPGGLGWYAVTDLLAEVARRRRIAGFDLVELAPDYGPRASAQLAAKLAYRTIGLALAK; the protein is encoded by the coding sequence GTGCGCAGCGACGAGCGCTTCTCCCCCCCGCGCAACTTCGGCTGGCTCGAGGCCGAGTTCAGCGACTACGCACGCGCCCGCGTGACCGTGCTGCCCGTGCCCTACGACTCCACGACCACGGCCCGCGCCGGCGCCCGCGAAGGGCCGCAGGCGATCATCGACGCCTCCGCCGATATGGAGCTGTACGATCTGGCGATCGAGGCCGAGCCCTTCCGCGCCGGCATCGCTACCCTGCCCGAGCTGGCCGTGCACGCCGGCAGCCCCGAGGCGATGGTGCAGCGCGTGCAGGCCGTCGCCGGCGAGTTGATCGACGACGGCAAGCTGGTGGTGACGCTCGGCGGCGAGCACAGCGTCGCCATCGGCAGCGCCCTGGCCCACGCCGAGCGCATCGCCGGCCTCTCGATCCTCTATCTCGATGCGCACGCCGACTTCCGCGCCGAGTATCTCGACACGCCCTACAACCACGCCTGTGCCCTGCGCCGCATTGCCGAACGCGGCGTGTCCGCCGTGCACGTGGGCATGCGCAGCGCCGACAAGGACGAGCTCGGCGCCCTGCGCGAGATGGGCATCCCCAGCTTCCCCGCGCACGCCTTCCGCCATCCCGCCGAGGCGATCGAGCGGATCGTCGCCGGCCTGCGCGAGCAGGTGTACGTCAGCATCGACCTGGACGTCTTCGACTCGGGCCTGCTGCCCGCCGTGGGCACGCCGGAGCCGGGCGGCCTGGGCTGGTATGCGGTCACGGACCTGCTGGCCGAAGTGGCGCGGCGGCGGCGCATCGCCGGCTTCGACCTGGTGGAGCTGGCACCCGACTACGGCCCGCGCGCCTCGGCGCAGCTCGCCGCCAAGCTCGCCTACCGCACGATCGGCCTGGCGCTGGCGAAGTAA
- a CDS encoding 8-oxo-dGTP diphosphatase, giving the protein MARFTPVLATLGYVLSPDGASVLMIHRDRRQDDVHLGKYNGLGGKVEADEDVAAAMRRELREEAGIEADELTLRGTLSWPGFGKGGEDWFGFVFRIDRWHGEPLSENAEGRLEWVPIAGMQALNLWEGDRLWLDYVFQREAPAFHGVMPYKDGVIQSWSVNFVSR; this is encoded by the coding sequence ATGGCCCGTTTCACCCCCGTGCTCGCCACGCTCGGCTACGTGCTCTCGCCCGACGGCGCCTCCGTGCTGATGATTCACCGGGACCGTCGCCAGGATGACGTGCACCTGGGCAAATACAACGGCCTCGGCGGCAAAGTCGAAGCGGATGAGGACGTGGCCGCGGCGATGCGGCGCGAGCTGCGCGAGGAGGCGGGCATCGAGGCGGACGAGCTGACCCTGCGCGGCACGCTGAGCTGGCCCGGCTTCGGCAAGGGCGGCGAAGACTGGTTCGGCTTCGTCTTCCGCATCGACCGCTGGCACGGCGAGCCCCTCTCCGAGAACGCGGAGGGGCGGCTGGAGTGGGTGCCGATCGCGGGCATGCAGGCGCTCAATTTGTGGGAGGGCGACCGGCTCTGGCTCGACTACGTGTTCCAGCGCGAAGCGCCGGCCTTCCACGGCGTGATGCCCTATAAGGACGGCGTGATACAGTCGTGGAGCGTGAACTTCGTTTCGCGCTAA
- a CDS encoding MaoC/PaaZ C-terminal domain-containing protein, with amino-acid sequence MPIAATIAGRTLGPRSVTLSARRIMAFAAGTDDRNPRYFDDTAEPPLAPPLLAVSLEWPLLVALRGELPGASAEELRRGVHAAHDVRFHRLPRAGETLRTTATIVALQRRPSGTGLLTRLDTIDEADAPVFTTYNGGVYRGVALAGEPLQLDGPSSLPAVAAADGWSTNIEVPWQAAHVYTECAEIWNPIHTERSVALAAGLPDLILHGTATLGYAAQTIVDRVCDGDPTRLLRLGARFGAMVLLGTRLIIRLGEPVACAGGAALGYRVETADGAPAIHDGVALVC; translated from the coding sequence ATGCCCATCGCCGCCACGATCGCCGGCCGCACGCTCGGTCCGCGGAGCGTCACACTCAGCGCCCGGCGGATCATGGCCTTCGCGGCAGGCACGGACGACCGCAACCCGCGCTACTTCGACGACACGGCCGAGCCGCCGCTCGCGCCGCCCCTGCTGGCGGTCTCGCTGGAGTGGCCCTTGCTGGTGGCGCTGCGCGGCGAGCTGCCCGGCGCCAGCGCCGAGGAGCTGCGCCGCGGGGTGCACGCCGCGCACGATGTGCGCTTCCACCGCCTGCCGCGCGCCGGCGAAACGCTGCGCACCACGGCGACGATCGTGGCGCTGCAGCGCCGGCCAAGCGGCACCGGCCTGCTCACCCGGCTCGACACGATCGATGAGGCGGATGCGCCCGTGTTCACCACGTACAACGGCGGCGTCTACCGCGGTGTGGCGCTGGCCGGCGAGCCGCTGCAGCTGGACGGCCCCTCGTCCCTGCCCGCCGTCGCGGCCGCCGACGGCTGGAGCACGAACATCGAGGTGCCCTGGCAGGCGGCGCACGTCTACACCGAGTGCGCCGAGATCTGGAACCCGATCCACACCGAACGCTCGGTGGCGCTGGCCGCCGGCCTGCCGGACCTGATCCTGCACGGCACGGCCACGCTCGGCTACGCTGCGCAAACGATCGTCGATCGCGTCTGCGACGGCGACCCCACGCGGCTGTTGCGCCTCGGCGCCCGCTTCGGCGCGATGGTGCTGCTCGGTACGCGGCTGATCATCCGCCTCGGCGAGCCGGTCGCCTGCGCCGGCGGCGCCGCGCTGGGATACCGCGTCGAGACGGCGGACGGCGCCCCGGCGATCCACGACGGTGTGGCGCTGGTGTGCTGA